In a genomic window of Mycolicibacterium neoaurum VKM Ac-1815D:
- a CDS encoding AAA family ATPase, with protein sequence MSVMYIDMENPHPELADRVRSMGRDPESIADLPLTYFSFPDIPPLDTESGGRKLLRAVEAHKPTLVVLDTISRLVEGKEDSADTWQNLYRHTMVPLRRQGCAVLRLDHQGHDASRAARGSSGKRDDVDVAWIMRREGNTLTLTRDKGRSIGYPTKHVLRRHLNPTRHVPQTSNDKVVELAQAMEDLGISPGTPRDVGAKLLRDNGFTLSNTMYAQAMAMRL encoded by the coding sequence GTGTCGGTGATGTACATCGATATGGAGAACCCGCATCCAGAGTTGGCTGATCGGGTGCGCTCGATGGGCCGTGACCCGGAGTCCATTGCTGACCTCCCATTGACCTACTTCTCGTTTCCAGACATCCCGCCGCTCGACACTGAATCGGGCGGTAGGAAGCTCTTGCGGGCAGTCGAAGCGCATAAGCCGACCCTTGTTGTGCTCGATACAATTTCGAGACTGGTCGAGGGCAAGGAGGACAGTGCTGATACCTGGCAGAACCTCTACCGCCACACGATGGTTCCGTTACGTCGGCAGGGGTGTGCTGTGTTGCGGCTGGACCATCAGGGCCACGATGCCAGCAGGGCGGCACGCGGGTCGTCTGGCAAGCGTGACGACGTGGATGTCGCGTGGATCATGCGGCGCGAGGGCAACACCTTGACCCTCACCCGCGACAAGGGACGCAGCATCGGGTATCCGACAAAGCACGTTCTGCGACGCCACCTGAATCCGACTCGCCACGTACCGCAGACTTCGAACGACAAGGTAGTTGAACTTGCCCAAGCCATGGAGGACCTCGGAATTTCGCCAGGGACCCCACGCGATGTCGGTGCGAAGCTGTTGCGAGACAATGGCTTCACGCTGAGCAACACGATGTATGCACAGGCTATGGCGATGCGGCTTTAG
- a CDS encoding helix-turn-helix domain-containing protein, whose product MKGRLQQVVGHNLRQHRVQQGYSQEAFAERMGVHRTYFSSVERGERNLTLQTLEHIADFLGVDPVALLTPMLDEGQSSSPNSPRRIGHAGK is encoded by the coding sequence ATGAAGGGGCGACTGCAACAGGTGGTGGGCCATAACCTGCGCCAACACCGTGTGCAGCAGGGGTATAGCCAGGAGGCGTTCGCAGAGCGCATGGGTGTACATCGCACCTACTTCAGCTCGGTCGAACGCGGTGAGCGAAATTTAACGTTGCAAACGCTCGAACACATCGCTGACTTCCTCGGAGTTGATCCGGTTGCACTACTTACTCCGATGCTTGACGAAGGCCAGTCATCATCGCCTAATAGCCCCCGACGCATCGGCCATGCCGGAAAGTAG
- a CDS encoding DEAD/DEAH box helicase, which yields MASSYAELAARLRSQTIDDPFELLAAVSAFTSQTDEDQQSTDLVIRALDRISDFDEEKSMLWALARQHGLFPYISTDTGIEAYSNYKPAFRDMLALELHRPEGMDEVIFHRVQAQIYHRLRNGENVILSAPTSFGKSLIIDSLIAIGIFCNIVIIVPTIALIDETRRRLSRFSTYKVITHPSQTLDDRNLLVVTQERFLAFENLPTIDFFFIDEFYKLSERDERGEQLSTRAAILNQALRKLLASGAQYYMAGPSISSIDNLLPAEVRAAFFRTDYSTVAADTIRLRPKNDEERKANILEILAASDEPTLIYCQSPQRARRVLSWILEEFDARDSQTGLPDAAEWLRETYHHNWSLPAAIERGIGVHHGRLPRWLSQLMVESFNDGKLNVLICTNSLIEGVNTRAKRVIIVDRKIANSAYDYFTFANIRGRAGRMFKHFIGTVYLFHESPPPTLPDVDFPGLTQSDLAPDSLLISVDEEERSDRSRQRLSEILNQDVISEHTLRQNVGIDPASQVALARHLTRLDNTALISLSWSTPFPSYEQLQQILDLVWEFLRPAGFSAYGPTSASQLTFYTAKSASISGATSELIQEFVGSDEKWWRTNETLDDRIELAFAFTRFWLTHHLPTLISALDRIVGEIQVRRGLDRCNYTAYISRVESAFLPPYYLALEEYGMPAELLSRVFNSEGNPDETLDSLLAAVKTFAPTDENLHSFEIDLIRRFQTSV from the coding sequence ATGGCAAGCAGCTACGCGGAACTAGCCGCACGTCTGCGGTCGCAAACCATCGACGACCCCTTTGAGCTATTAGCCGCGGTCTCAGCTTTCACATCGCAGACGGATGAGGACCAGCAGTCGACTGACCTCGTTATCCGTGCATTGGATCGAATATCCGATTTCGATGAGGAAAAGTCAATGCTGTGGGCACTGGCTCGGCAACACGGACTGTTTCCCTACATTTCTACAGACACCGGTATCGAGGCATACTCAAATTACAAGCCCGCCTTCCGCGATATGCTTGCCCTCGAGTTGCACCGACCAGAAGGCATGGATGAGGTAATATTTCATCGGGTGCAAGCTCAAATTTATCACCGTTTGAGAAATGGTGAGAATGTTATTTTGTCTGCACCCACCAGCTTCGGCAAGAGTCTAATAATTGACTCCCTCATTGCTATCGGCATATTCTGCAATATCGTAATAATAGTTCCGACAATTGCACTAATAGATGAAACACGCCGACGACTAAGCCGGTTTTCGACATACAAGGTAATAACGCACCCTAGCCAAACTCTAGACGATAGAAATCTGTTGGTCGTTACACAAGAGCGCTTTTTAGCTTTTGAGAACCTACCCACTATTGATTTTTTCTTCATCGACGAGTTTTACAAGTTGAGCGAACGTGACGAGCGTGGCGAGCAGCTTAGTACGCGAGCCGCAATCCTGAACCAAGCCTTGCGAAAGCTGCTAGCGAGCGGCGCCCAGTACTACATGGCCGGCCCGAGCATAAGCTCAATTGATAACCTGCTGCCGGCGGAAGTTCGGGCCGCCTTCTTCCGGACGGATTACTCGACTGTCGCGGCAGACACGATCCGGTTGAGGCCGAAGAATGACGAAGAGCGCAAGGCAAATATTCTTGAAATTCTCGCTGCGTCCGATGAACCCACTTTGATCTACTGCCAAAGCCCCCAGCGCGCACGGCGCGTCTTGTCTTGGATCCTGGAAGAATTTGATGCCCGCGATTCCCAGACCGGACTCCCGGACGCCGCGGAATGGCTGCGCGAAACCTATCACCACAACTGGTCACTGCCAGCGGCAATCGAAAGAGGAATCGGCGTCCACCATGGCCGCCTCCCCCGATGGCTATCTCAACTCATGGTCGAAAGTTTTAATGACGGAAAACTCAACGTATTGATATGCACAAATTCGCTTATTGAAGGTGTCAACACACGTGCCAAACGAGTGATCATTGTTGACCGAAAAATTGCGAATAGCGCCTACGATTATTTTACTTTTGCCAACATCCGAGGCCGCGCAGGCCGGATGTTTAAGCATTTCATTGGTACCGTGTACCTCTTCCACGAGTCTCCACCTCCCACCCTGCCCGACGTAGACTTTCCAGGATTGACACAAAGCGATTTGGCTCCGGACTCACTGTTAATATCAGTCGACGAGGAAGAGCGATCGGACCGAAGTCGCCAAAGACTTTCGGAGATATTAAATCAGGATGTAATTTCAGAACATACTTTGCGGCAGAACGTAGGAATTGACCCGGCCAGCCAGGTCGCACTGGCGCGCCATCTGACCCGTCTTGATAACACTGCTTTAATCAGCCTGAGTTGGTCAACTCCGTTTCCAAGTTATGAACAGCTGCAACAAATCTTGGACCTGGTCTGGGAGTTTCTTCGTCCCGCCGGATTTAGCGCCTACGGGCCAACCTCCGCTTCTCAACTTACTTTCTACACTGCTAAATCTGCATCTATTTCGGGCGCTACGAGCGAGCTAATTCAGGAATTTGTTGGTAGCGATGAAAAATGGTGGCGGACGAACGAGACGCTCGACGATCGTATAGAGCTAGCTTTTGCTTTCACAAGGTTTTGGTTAACACATCATCTGCCGACGCTAATAAGCGCACTGGATCGAATAGTCGGAGAGATCCAAGTTAGGCGGGGACTCGATCGATGCAATTACACGGCATACATAAGCCGGGTAGAGTCGGCTTTTTTACCGCCTTACTATCTCGCGCTGGAAGAGTACGGAATGCCGGCAGAGTTATTAAGCCGAGTGTTTAACAGTGAAGGAAATCCTGACGAAACTCTTGACTCATTGCTAGCAGCAGTCAAGACTTTCGCTCCCACGGACGAAAATTTGCATTCATTTGAAATCGATTTAATTCGTCGATTTCAAACGTCCGTGTGA
- a CDS encoding HamA C-terminal domain-containing protein, which translates to MTQTLPDSILEVVVTEPHDAVHLLGVCAGYEDGCWRCSQLSLDLLGWALDWVLTPAELSGVGYANALDQVGKALARIYKTTDYERRGEIGELLLHIILRRFMKTQKVISRMYFKDATNDTVKGFDAVHIVEPEPNSGKKLQLWLGESKFYTDSSSAMYAIIAELKEHLQADYLRAEFGVICDKIPAGWAYKEEVKALLDRTVSLDTVFESVVVPVFITFDSPTTTNHTSFSAEYKTAIQEELRAEWESFRKKLGNATLPRSVVVHLILLPMATKKALIDDFDERLKGWQAATRN; encoded by the coding sequence GTGACTCAAACGCTTCCCGACTCGATTCTCGAAGTCGTTGTGACCGAGCCGCACGACGCAGTGCATCTCCTTGGGGTGTGTGCTGGCTACGAAGACGGTTGTTGGCGTTGCTCTCAGCTCTCCCTCGACCTGCTCGGCTGGGCGCTTGATTGGGTATTGACCCCCGCAGAGCTAAGCGGGGTCGGGTACGCCAACGCGCTAGACCAAGTCGGTAAAGCTCTAGCTCGAATCTACAAAACAACGGACTACGAGCGACGCGGAGAAATTGGCGAGCTGCTTTTACACATAATCTTGCGTCGTTTCATGAAGACTCAAAAAGTAATATCGCGTATGTATTTTAAGGACGCGACCAACGATACCGTGAAAGGGTTTGACGCGGTCCACATAGTTGAGCCCGAGCCAAACAGCGGCAAGAAGTTACAATTGTGGTTGGGTGAGTCAAAATTTTACACTGACAGCTCCTCAGCCATGTACGCCATTATTGCAGAACTCAAAGAACATCTCCAGGCGGACTATTTGCGGGCCGAGTTCGGCGTAATCTGCGATAAAATTCCTGCCGGCTGGGCGTACAAAGAAGAAGTTAAAGCACTTCTGGACCGCACGGTCTCCCTTGACACTGTGTTTGAGAGCGTGGTTGTTCCGGTATTCATAACATTTGACAGTCCAACTACGACAAATCACACTTCATTTTCTGCAGAATATAAAACTGCCATTCAAGAAGAGCTAAGAGCAGAGTGGGAAAGCTTTCGAAAAAAACTCGGCAACGCCACGTTGCCGCGTTCAGTAGTGGTTCACTTGATTCTGTTACCCATGGCCACAAAGAAAGCATTGATCGATGATTTCGACGAGAGGCTCAAAGGATGGCAAGCAGCTACGCGGAACTAG
- a CDS encoding DUF6636 domain-containing protein, with translation MIIRVAVALAFTGAATIVWAAPAVAQDLTHFRSPSGNVGCVLDVDYVRCDISERDWAPPARPADCEFDYGQGLQMAVGEPATFVCAGDTTLGGADVLGYGQTITRGALSCTSTESAMSCREGDGGHGFSISRQVYQVF, from the coding sequence ATGATCATTCGGGTGGCGGTCGCGCTTGCCTTCACCGGTGCCGCGACGATCGTGTGGGCGGCTCCGGCCGTCGCGCAGGACCTGACGCACTTCCGCTCGCCGAGCGGCAACGTCGGGTGCGTGCTGGATGTGGACTATGTGCGCTGCGATATCTCCGAGCGGGATTGGGCACCGCCGGCCCGACCGGCCGACTGTGAGTTTGATTACGGTCAGGGCTTGCAGATGGCTGTCGGCGAGCCTGCGACGTTCGTCTGTGCTGGGGATACGACGCTGGGCGGAGCCGACGTCCTGGGATACGGCCAGACGATCACGCGCGGAGCGCTCAGTTGCACCAGCACCGAGAGCGCGATGTCGTGCCGGGAGGGCGACGGCGGACACGGCTTCTCGATCTCACGCCAGGTTTACCAGGTGTTTTAG
- a CDS encoding alcohol dehydrogenase catalytic domain-containing protein translates to MARHQAVHVASAGAPLELTDVETTSPGRDHVRIAVAACGVCGTDHAFVNGGFPGLSWPLTPGHEIAGTIAEIGDGVQEFAVGDRVAVGWFGGNCGHCTQCRKGDFIHCENGQIPSWHYPGGYAESVTAPASALARIPEGLSFAEAAPMACAGVTVFHGLRETRAKPGDRVAVLGVGGLGHLGVQFARAMGFETVAIARGADKKQDALDLGAHHYIDSRAGDVSEALQGLGGVQVVLATAANSQAMADTVGGLLPRGELIVVGVTPDPLPVSPLQLITPGVSITGHPSGTARDVEDTMKFAVQSGVRARIQELPLAQAAEAYTAMDTGKARYRMVLTV, encoded by the coding sequence ATGGCACGTCATCAAGCGGTACATGTCGCATCGGCCGGAGCGCCGCTGGAACTCACCGATGTCGAGACCACGTCGCCGGGCCGCGACCACGTCCGTATCGCGGTAGCGGCCTGCGGGGTCTGCGGCACCGACCACGCCTTCGTCAACGGCGGTTTCCCCGGGCTGAGCTGGCCGCTGACGCCGGGCCACGAGATCGCGGGCACCATCGCCGAGATCGGCGACGGCGTGCAGGAGTTCGCGGTGGGCGACCGGGTGGCCGTCGGCTGGTTCGGCGGCAACTGTGGGCACTGCACCCAGTGCCGCAAGGGCGATTTCATCCACTGCGAGAACGGCCAGATTCCCAGCTGGCACTACCCCGGCGGTTATGCCGAATCGGTGACGGCGCCGGCGAGCGCGCTCGCCCGGATTCCCGAGGGCCTGTCCTTCGCCGAGGCCGCCCCGATGGCGTGTGCGGGTGTCACGGTGTTCCACGGATTGCGCGAGACCCGCGCCAAGCCCGGTGACCGGGTGGCCGTGCTCGGCGTCGGCGGCCTAGGGCATCTGGGCGTGCAGTTCGCCAGGGCGATGGGCTTCGAGACCGTCGCCATCGCGCGTGGGGCCGACAAGAAGCAGGACGCCCTCGACCTCGGGGCGCATCACTACATCGACTCCAGGGCCGGTGATGTCAGCGAGGCGCTGCAGGGGCTCGGCGGGGTCCAGGTGGTGCTGGCCACGGCGGCCAACTCCCAGGCGATGGCCGATACCGTCGGCGGGCTGCTCCCCCGCGGTGAGCTGATTGTGGTCGGGGTGACGCCCGATCCTCTGCCGGTGAGCCCGCTGCAGCTGATCACGCCCGGGGTAAGCATCACCGGGCATCCGTCGGGGACCGCGCGCGATGTCGAGGACACCATGAAGTTCGCGGTGCAGTCCGGGGTGCGGGCCCGCATCCAGGAGCTGCCGCTGGCACAGGCGGCCGAGGCGTATACGGCGATGGATACCGGCAAGGCCCGCTACCGAATGGTGCTCACGGTCTGA
- a CDS encoding sensor domain-containing protein — MTLRARSATILVVFAVAYALAIAAGRATRLVGGEVALAWPAAAVAIMWLLVVQRRGPVERGVHLTTLAIVTFATNLATGAPLGLAAWFVLVNLVLAVVTVRLLQWRGTAATLCDPADLAHLVVAVIGGASCAAVLATVYLYANGDTRIWETFALFLVRNGTSALLGVSIWLRLRNVQWLRPRFTVGKAVEAVAVTAAVTVVFVWTFWVNTGASLAFLSLVPAMWLALRYSTTVNTVFLALAGTWIIYATLSHRGGFALAEAETRALLAQTTVCTLTIVTLALSLYRDSRARLITQLEAARDRADRDSQMLGAVLDSIHDGVVVVAPDGTVVLENARAGESNLVTEVLSAVELSDPAGSESDDTARRDVIVASHDARVIEVTASPMADLPRHKVIAFRDVTDERKNADALREARDLFASVLQAASEQAIIGTDPAGRVTVFNNGAERLLGWARAEMVGRSLLTIHHMPEVRSRAAELDIPAGFEVLTHRVSPGHAEVREWTYVKRDGASIRVNLAVSQMSDPDGACSGYIGVATDITERAAAEQALAESEERFRLAFDTAPMGMFLFDAATGSAGRITRCNQAMANLLGRRVDEIPGMLVTDLCDCEEDSCSESLGQLRELLVGDRFEAEIALRRADGCVEWGSASASVIAAGGAVPYGICMVEHITARKQAEATLQHMVSHDQLTGLANRAFLVDRVEQALSDAGRDGVGTVGMIFLDLDGFKAVNDTWGHGEGDDVLTVVAQRIQSVIRAGDTAARLGGDEFAVLCPDIADPGVVQRVAERIRTEVSRPIQLSTGHIVDQLSVSAGVTLSQPDSTAETLLRRADELMYSSKRSGKNSITLGGQFDTTTVMFASQLISELERAVRLGELVVHFQPIVDLATGRCAAMEALLRWQHPEQGLLLPDRFLDVAENSPHMPAIGRFVLHEACRQAAQWTESLASAAIHVNVSGRQLEVSDLYSDVTNALKSSQLTSDRLVLELTETYAGRIIQSAKADLVRLHKAGVRIAIDDVGTGFSSLSKIVDLPVDILKIDKQFIAGLPHDARCAAVTQAVLSLGETLGLSTIAEGIETEMQRELLMDWGCALGQGFLFGRSAAQGGNTDELAAR; from the coding sequence ATGACGCTACGTGCACGTTCGGCGACGATCCTGGTCGTCTTCGCGGTGGCCTATGCGCTGGCCATCGCCGCAGGACGTGCGACTCGGCTGGTCGGTGGTGAGGTGGCACTGGCGTGGCCCGCGGCCGCGGTGGCAATCATGTGGCTGCTCGTGGTGCAGCGCCGTGGACCGGTGGAACGAGGTGTCCACCTCACGACCCTGGCGATCGTCACCTTCGCCACCAATCTGGCCACCGGGGCGCCGCTGGGACTGGCCGCCTGGTTCGTTCTGGTCAACCTCGTCCTCGCGGTGGTCACCGTCCGCTTGCTGCAGTGGCGGGGCACCGCGGCGACGCTGTGCGACCCGGCGGATCTGGCGCACTTGGTCGTGGCGGTGATCGGCGGCGCGAGTTGCGCGGCTGTGCTGGCCACGGTGTACCTCTACGCGAACGGCGATACTCGGATCTGGGAGACATTCGCCCTGTTTCTCGTCCGGAACGGAACATCTGCGCTGCTCGGGGTGTCGATCTGGCTGAGGTTGCGCAATGTGCAGTGGCTGCGCCCGAGGTTCACCGTAGGAAAGGCCGTTGAAGCGGTGGCCGTTACAGCGGCGGTGACTGTGGTGTTCGTCTGGACGTTCTGGGTCAACACCGGTGCGTCACTGGCATTCCTGAGTCTGGTTCCGGCGATGTGGCTGGCACTGCGCTACAGCACCACGGTGAACACGGTGTTCCTCGCGCTGGCCGGCACCTGGATCATCTACGCGACGCTGTCGCATCGGGGAGGGTTCGCGCTTGCCGAGGCGGAGACCCGCGCGCTGCTGGCGCAGACGACGGTGTGCACGCTGACCATCGTGACGCTGGCGCTGTCGCTGTACCGAGATTCCCGGGCGCGACTCATCACGCAATTGGAAGCTGCACGTGACCGGGCGGACCGTGACTCGCAGATGCTGGGCGCCGTCCTGGACAGTATCCATGACGGCGTGGTCGTGGTTGCTCCGGATGGAACGGTGGTGCTGGAGAACGCTCGGGCAGGCGAGTCGAATCTGGTAACGGAGGTGCTCTCCGCTGTCGAGTTATCGGATCCGGCCGGCAGCGAAAGCGATGACACCGCAAGGCGAGACGTCATCGTCGCTTCCCATGACGCCCGGGTGATCGAGGTGACTGCGTCGCCGATGGCAGACCTGCCCCGACACAAGGTCATCGCGTTCCGAGACGTGACCGACGAACGCAAAAACGCGGACGCCCTGCGGGAGGCGCGCGATCTGTTCGCCAGCGTCTTGCAGGCCGCGTCAGAACAGGCGATCATCGGCACGGACCCCGCTGGCCGGGTCACAGTGTTCAACAACGGAGCCGAGCGACTGCTCGGCTGGGCCCGTGCGGAGATGGTGGGTCGTTCGCTGCTGACCATCCACCACATGCCCGAGGTCCGTTCCCGTGCAGCAGAGTTGGACATCCCCGCGGGTTTCGAGGTGCTCACCCACCGGGTCTCGCCGGGCCATGCCGAAGTTCGCGAGTGGACATACGTCAAACGTGATGGTGCTTCCATCCGCGTCAACCTGGCGGTATCGCAGATGTCCGACCCCGACGGTGCGTGCTCCGGGTACATCGGTGTCGCCACGGACATCACCGAGCGGGCAGCCGCCGAGCAGGCACTGGCCGAGAGTGAAGAGCGATTCAGGCTCGCCTTCGACACCGCACCCATGGGGATGTTCCTGTTCGACGCGGCAACGGGATCCGCTGGACGAATCACTCGGTGCAACCAGGCGATGGCGAATCTGCTCGGGCGGCGGGTGGACGAGATACCAGGAATGCTCGTCACCGATCTCTGTGACTGTGAGGAAGATTCGTGTTCTGAGAGTCTGGGGCAACTGCGCGAGCTTCTGGTCGGCGACCGATTCGAAGCCGAGATTGCCCTGCGTCGAGCAGACGGTTGTGTCGAATGGGGTTCGGCGTCGGCGTCGGTCATCGCTGCCGGCGGAGCAGTACCGTACGGCATCTGCATGGTCGAGCACATCACCGCGCGGAAACAGGCCGAGGCCACTCTGCAGCACATGGTTTCGCATGATCAGTTGACGGGTCTGGCCAACCGCGCATTTTTGGTGGACCGCGTGGAGCAGGCACTATCCGACGCAGGACGCGACGGGGTCGGCACCGTCGGGATGATCTTCCTGGACCTCGACGGCTTCAAGGCGGTCAACGACACCTGGGGTCACGGCGAGGGCGACGACGTTCTGACGGTGGTGGCTCAGCGGATCCAGTCGGTGATCAGGGCGGGTGACACCGCGGCGCGATTGGGCGGGGATGAGTTCGCGGTGCTGTGCCCCGATATTGCCGACCCCGGCGTGGTGCAGCGGGTGGCAGAACGTATTCGCACCGAGGTCAGCCGGCCGATACAACTGTCCACTGGGCACATCGTCGATCAATTGTCGGTCAGTGCGGGTGTGACGCTCTCGCAACCGGATTCCACGGCAGAGACGCTCTTGCGGAGAGCGGACGAGTTGATGTACTCGTCCAAGCGCAGCGGCAAGAACAGCATCACGTTGGGAGGCCAGTTCGACACGACGACCGTGATGTTTGCATCGCAACTGATCTCGGAGTTGGAGCGTGCTGTCCGGCTCGGGGAGCTGGTCGTGCACTTTCAGCCGATCGTCGACTTGGCTACGGGTCGCTGCGCGGCAATGGAGGCCTTACTGCGGTGGCAACACCCGGAACAGGGTCTCTTGCTGCCTGACAGGTTTCTCGATGTCGCGGAGAACTCGCCCCACATGCCGGCGATCGGACGCTTCGTGTTGCACGAGGCGTGTCGCCAGGCCGCCCAGTGGACCGAATCCCTGGCGTCGGCGGCCATCCACGTCAATGTGTCCGGACGCCAGCTCGAAGTCAGCGATCTGTACTCCGATGTCACCAATGCGTTGAAAAGCTCGCAGCTGACTTCGGACAGGCTGGTGCTGGAGTTGACGGAAACCTACGCGGGGCGAATCATCCAGTCCGCCAAGGCCGATCTGGTGCGGTTGCACAAAGCGGGTGTGCGCATAGCCATCGATGACGTCGGTACCGGGTTCAGCAGTCTGTCGAAGATCGTCGATTTGCCGGTCGACATCTTGAAGATCGACAAGCAGTTCATCGCCGGCTTACCCCACGACGCGCGGTGTGCGGCCGTCACTCAGGCGGTGCTGAGTCTGGGGGAGACCCTGGGTTTGTCGACCATCGCGGAGGGTATCGAGACGGAGATGCAGCGTGAGCTGCTGATGGATTGGGGCTGTGCGCTCGGACAGGGA